One window of Desulfarculus baarsii DSM 2075 genomic DNA carries:
- a CDS encoding 4-hydroxybenzoate octaprenyltransferase: MKTSLAFARIKDFGELVKFSHTVFLFPFALSAVVLAMGQATLTWAKGFWIVVALVAARSAAMVINRIADLRYDAQNPRTAARPMVSGRVSKPLAWAWLIAACAAFVLASAMLGPACLYLSPVALAWVLGYSFAKRFTFLCHIWLGLATALAPLGAWVAMTGALDWPIVLLALAVACWVGGFDIIYACQDIDFDRAHKLHSLPARLGLHGALWISRGLHLLAALGFWALGPLFGLGRIYLTGVALIALLLLVEHVLVAVKRANIPMAFFTVNGVVSIAYFLFLLIDRLASA, from the coding sequence ATGAAAACAAGCCTCGCATTTGCCCGCATCAAAGATTTTGGCGAGCTGGTCAAATTCAGCCACACCGTCTTTTTATTTCCCTTTGCCCTATCGGCGGTGGTGCTGGCCATGGGCCAGGCCACGCTGACCTGGGCCAAGGGCTTTTGGATCGTCGTGGCCCTGGTGGCCGCCCGCAGCGCGGCCATGGTCATCAACCGCATCGCCGATCTGCGCTACGACGCCCAAAACCCGCGCACCGCCGCGCGCCCCATGGTCAGCGGCCGGGTGAGCAAGCCCCTGGCCTGGGCCTGGCTGATCGCCGCCTGCGCGGCGTTTGTTTTGGCCTCGGCCATGCTGGGGCCGGCCTGCCTATATCTATCGCCGGTGGCCTTGGCCTGGGTGCTGGGCTACAGCTTTGCCAAGCGTTTCACGTTCTTGTGCCACATCTGGCTGGGCCTGGCCACGGCCCTGGCCCCGCTGGGCGCCTGGGTGGCCATGACCGGCGCGCTGGATTGGCCCATCGTGCTGCTGGCCCTGGCCGTGGCCTGCTGGGTGGGCGGCTTCGACATCATCTACGCCTGCCAGGATATAGACTTCGACCGCGCGCATAAGCTCCATTCGTTGCCGGCCCGCCTGGGCCTGCATGGCGCGCTGTGGATCAGCCGGGGCCTGCACCTGCTGGCGGCGCTGGGCTTTTGGGCCCTGGGGCCGCTGTTTGGCCTGGGGCGGATCTATCTGACTGGCGTGGCGCTGATCGCCCTGCTCTTGCTGGTCGAGCACGTCTTGGTGGCCGTCAAGCGGGCCAACATCCCCATGGCCTTTTTCACGGTCAACGGCGTGGTCTCCATCGCCTATTTCCTGTTTTTGCTGATCGACCGCCTGGCGAGCGCCTGA
- a CDS encoding PAS domain S-box protein, which translates to MFANLLYNAVLLLALGYLYSLIARRWDASTIAGQIHKGLLFGAVALGVMYNPVTLLPGLVFDTRSAVLGVAGLFGGPLTAAIAVVMAAAYRVWYGGSGVLTGVLVACLSGGIGAAYYLWLRRRGKSLGTLGLYVFGVVVHVAMLLGMLSLGWTAAKMVLANIAAPVMLIYPVVTLLLALLLADGEKYIETEKRLAASENRFRLSFDNANIGMVIVGVDGRLVLANEQFAAMLGYDKDELIGLHFNEITHPDDRDIGKDYVASTVTGQAASARYEKRYLRKDGAVVWARVSLSLVRDAAGKPLHFISHAQDISESKKAEEALRESEYRFRYFVENANDIVYALSPEGSFTYITPNWFDYFGEPAEEALGKTFEPYVHPDDVGACRAFLTKVLETGQKQSSVEYRVQRRDGSWRWHVSNGAPLRDAQGAIIGYVGIARDVTESKNTAEALREAALRLQEAVRAANVGLWDWRLDTDEVFYSSEWKRQIGFEDHEIGNDFAEWESRVHPEDLAPTMALIQRTLDGRAAKLQLEFRFRHKDGSYRWIMAQGSVLRDEAGRATRMLGSHIDITERKQAEAALRESERTLHTLMANLPGMAYRCRNDEHWTMEFVSQGCLALTGYRPEELMIGGRVSYAQVIRPEDREMVAQTVRRALGRREVFELIYIIQTAQGGQKWVWERGCGVFGDDGRLLAVEGFISDMDELKRTEAALRANERRLSAIVEAMPDPMVVYDGQGRATYLNPAFGQVFGWRPEELLGKAIPFVPDDQKEAVVATIKDLFAHGGPVTMETKRLTKDGRLLDIVISAARVLDEAGRVTGMVVNLTDVTHTKRLEAQLRQAQKMEAIGTLAGGIAHDFNNILTAISGNAELALDRARQGAATPAELEKILGAADRARRLIKKIMFFSRKVEFHPQPLNLNKVVTDAVSIIERAIPKMISVELRLEPTPWTIKGDATQLEQIILNLASNAQDAMQNGGRLIIETANVCLDEKDAASHFHMAAGDYLRLTVSDTGVGIDKHILEHIFEPFYTTKEIGKGTGMGLASVYGAVQNHGGHIYCYSEPGQGTVFKCYLPAIREDAERLAAPAFEVEAIAGGAETLLLVDDEAALRELSGEMLEAEGYRVLTADSGERAIDIFRDSESRVDLVVMDLGMPGMGGHKALKEILAIDPKAKVIIASGYLAEGHMRQALEAGAAGYVAKPYRRLELLAAIRQALDA; encoded by the coding sequence ATGTTCGCCAATTTGCTGTATAACGCCGTTCTGCTGTTGGCTTTGGGCTATCTATACAGCCTGATCGCGCGTCGTTGGGATGCGTCCACCATTGCCGGGCAAATCCACAAGGGCCTGCTTTTCGGCGCGGTGGCGTTGGGGGTGATGTACAACCCGGTGACGCTGTTGCCGGGGCTGGTGTTCGACACGCGCTCGGCGGTGCTTGGCGTGGCGGGGCTTTTTGGCGGCCCGCTGACGGCGGCCATCGCGGTGGTCATGGCCGCGGCCTATCGCGTCTGGTACGGCGGCTCGGGCGTTTTAACAGGCGTTTTGGTGGCTTGCCTCTCGGGGGGCATCGGCGCGGCTTATTACCTGTGGCTGCGCCGGCGCGGCAAGTCACTGGGGACGCTGGGGCTCTACGTCTTCGGCGTGGTCGTTCACGTGGCCATGCTTTTGGGCATGCTGAGCCTGGGCTGGACGGCGGCCAAGATGGTTTTGGCCAACATCGCCGCGCCGGTGATGTTGATCTACCCGGTGGTTACGTTGCTGCTGGCCCTGCTGCTGGCCGATGGCGAAAAATACATCGAGACCGAAAAGCGCCTGGCGGCCAGTGAAAATCGCTTTCGGCTGAGCTTTGACAACGCCAACATCGGCATGGTCATCGTCGGCGTCGATGGCCGTTTGGTGCTGGCCAACGAGCAATTCGCCGCCATGCTCGGCTACGACAAAGACGAGCTGATCGGCCTGCACTTCAACGAGATCACCCATCCCGACGACCGCGACATCGGCAAGGATTACGTGGCCAGCACCGTGACCGGCCAGGCAGCCTCGGCCAGGTACGAAAAACGTTATCTGCGCAAGGACGGCGCGGTGGTCTGGGCGCGCGTCTCGCTGTCGTTGGTGCGCGACGCCGCCGGAAAGCCGCTGCATTTCATCTCCCACGCCCAGGATATCTCCGAAAGCAAAAAGGCCGAGGAGGCCCTGCGCGAAAGCGAATATCGCTTTCGGTATTTCGTGGAAAACGCCAATGATATCGTCTACGCCCTGTCGCCCGAGGGATCGTTCACTTACATTACGCCCAATTGGTTCGATTATTTCGGCGAGCCGGCCGAGGAGGCCCTTGGCAAGACATTCGAGCCATACGTGCACCCCGACGACGTGGGCGCGTGCCGGGCGTTTCTGACCAAGGTGCTGGAGACCGGCCAAAAGCAATCCAGCGTGGAATACCGCGTCCAGCGCCGCGACGGATCCTGGCGCTGGCATGTGTCCAATGGCGCGCCGCTGCGCGACGCCCAGGGCGCGATCATCGGCTACGTGGGCATCGCCCGCGACGTGACCGAGAGCAAAAACACCGCCGAGGCCCTGCGCGAGGCGGCGCTACGCCTGCAAGAGGCGGTCCGGGCGGCCAACGTGGGCCTGTGGGATTGGCGCCTGGATACGGACGAGGTCTTTTATTCATCCGAGTGGAAGCGCCAGATCGGCTTCGAGGACCACGAGATCGGCAACGATTTCGCGGAGTGGGAGAGCCGTGTCCACCCCGAGGATCTGGCGCCGACCATGGCGTTGATCCAGCGGACGCTGGACGGCCGGGCCGCCAAGCTCCAGTTGGAGTTTCGTTTTCGGCACAAGGACGGCTCGTATCGCTGGATCATGGCCCAGGGCTCGGTGCTGCGCGACGAGGCGGGCCGGGCCACGCGCATGCTGGGCTCGCACATCGACATCACCGAGCGCAAGCAGGCCGAGGCGGCCCTGCGCGAGAGCGAACGGACCCTGCACACGCTCATGGCCAACCTGCCGGGCATGGCCTACCGTTGCCGAAATGATGAACACTGGACCATGGAGTTTGTCAGCCAGGGTTGCCTGGCCCTGACCGGCTATCGGCCCGAGGAATTGATGATCGGCGGGCGCGTGTCCTACGCCCAGGTCATCCGCCCCGAGGACCGGGAGATGGTCGCCCAGACCGTGCGGCGGGCCTTGGGGCGTCGTGAAGTGTTCGAGCTGATTTACATCATCCAGACCGCCCAGGGCGGGCAAAAGTGGGTTTGGGAGCGGGGCTGCGGTGTTTTCGGCGATGATGGTCGGCTGCTGGCCGTCGAGGGCTTCATCAGCGACATGGACGAGCTCAAGCGGACCGAGGCGGCCCTGCGCGCCAACGAGCGGCGGCTCAGCGCCATCGTGGAGGCCATGCCCGACCCCATGGTGGTCTACGACGGCCAAGGCCGTGCCACCTATCTCAACCCGGCCTTTGGCCAGGTCTTTGGCTGGCGGCCCGAGGAACTGCTGGGCAAGGCCATCCCCTTCGTGCCCGACGACCAGAAAGAGGCGGTCGTGGCCACGATCAAAGACCTGTTCGCCCACGGCGGGCCGGTGACCATGGAGACCAAGCGCCTGACCAAGGACGGCCGCCTGCTCGACATCGTCATCAGCGCGGCCAGGGTTTTGGACGAGGCCGGCCGCGTCACGGGCATGGTCGTCAACCTCACCGACGTCACCCACACCAAGCGCCTGGAGGCCCAACTGCGCCAGGCCCAGAAAATGGAGGCCATCGGCACCCTGGCCGGCGGCATCGCCCACGATTTCAACAACATCCTCACGGCCATCTCCGGCAACGCCGAGCTGGCCCTGGACCGCGCCAGGCAGGGAGCGGCCACCCCGGCCGAGCTGGAAAAAATCCTCGGGGCCGCCGACCGCGCCAGGCGCCTGATCAAAAAGATCATGTTTTTCAGCCGCAAGGTCGAGTTCCATCCCCAGCCGTTGAACCTGAACAAAGTGGTCACCGACGCCGTTTCCATCATCGAGCGGGCCATCCCCAAGATGATCTCGGTGGAGCTGCGCCTGGAGCCCACGCCGTGGACGATCAAGGGCGACGCCACTCAACTGGAGCAGATCATCCTCAACCTGGCCAGCAACGCCCAGGACGCCATGCAAAACGGCGGCAGGCTGATCATCGAGACAGCCAACGTGTGTCTGGACGAAAAAGACGCGGCCAGCCATTTTCACATGGCCGCCGGCGATTATCTGCGCTTGACCGTCTCCGACACCGGCGTGGGCATCGACAAGCACATCCTGGAGCACATCTTCGAGCCTTTTTACACCACCAAGGAAATCGGCAAAGGCACGGGCATGGGCCTGGCCTCGGTTTATGGCGCGGTGCAAAACCACGGCGGGCATATCTATTGTTATAGCGAGCCGGGGCAAGGCACGGTGTTCAAATGCTATCTGCCGGCCATCCGCGAGGACGCCGAACGCCTCGCAGCGCCCGCTTTCGAAGTGGAGGCGATCGCCGGCGGCGCGGAGACGCTTCTGCTGGTCGATGACGAGGCGGCCCTGCGTGAGCTGAGCGGCGAGATGCTGGAGGCCGAGGGCTATCGGGTGCTGACCGCCGACAGCGGCGAGCGGGCCATCGATATCTTTCGCGACTCGGAGAGCCGCGTGGACTTGGTGGTGATGGACCTGGGCATGCCCGGCATGGGCGGCCACAAGGCCCTGAAGGAAATCCTGGCCATCGATCCCAAGGCCAAGGTGATCATCGCCAGCGGCTATCTGGCCGAGGGCCACATGCGCCAGGCCCTGGAGGCCGGCGCGGCCGGCTACGTGGCCAAGCCATATCGCCGGTTGGAGTTGCTCGCCGCCATCCGCCAGGCCCTCGACGCCTGA
- a CDS encoding menaquinone biosynthesis decarboxylase encodes MSAPQSMGQFVNDLEKRGWLRRIAEEVDPFLEVTALCDPVMKAGGPALLFEKTKGGGRPIAINLFGSRQRMAAALGVERLEDVAARIRAMMEMEIPDGLWAKVRSALPKLKQLAAFKPKEVKNASCQEVILEGARASLDILPILTCWPGDAGPFITLPQVITADPQTGRQNIGMYRMQKFGPQTTGMHWHRHKGGAAHLAKARALGQKLPVAVALGGPPATTYAACAPLPEAVDELMFSGFLLESPLRVTKAVSCDLLVPAEAEAVIEGYVDPAEPMRVEGPFGDHTGFYSLEDKYPVFHVTHITHRKDFIYPATIVGRPPMEDFYLGLATERIFLPLLQAVLPEVVDYHMPAEGVFHNLVFVAIDKQYPGHAFKVMNALWGTGQMMFAKVLVIVDKHVNVQDPQEAWWEALNHIDPQRDVLFTRGPADALDHAAQLPWLHSKMGLDGTRKTADEGFHRPWPERVEMTPEVQKKALDKLKKWGLA; translated from the coding sequence ATGTCCGCGCCGCAAAGCATGGGCCAGTTTGTCAACGATCTGGAAAAACGCGGCTGGCTGAGGCGCATCGCCGAGGAGGTCGATCCGTTCCTGGAAGTGACGGCCCTCTGCGACCCGGTGATGAAGGCCGGCGGCCCGGCCCTGTTGTTCGAAAAAACCAAGGGCGGCGGCCGGCCCATCGCCATCAACCTGTTCGGCTCGCGCCAGCGCATGGCCGCGGCCCTGGGCGTCGAGCGCCTGGAGGACGTGGCCGCGCGCATCCGGGCGATGATGGAGATGGAGATCCCCGACGGCCTGTGGGCCAAGGTCAGAAGCGCCCTGCCCAAGCTCAAGCAGCTAGCCGCCTTCAAGCCCAAGGAGGTCAAAAACGCCTCCTGCCAAGAGGTTATCCTGGAAGGCGCGCGGGCCTCGCTGGACATTTTGCCCATCCTGACCTGCTGGCCCGGCGACGCCGGCCCCTTCATCACCCTGCCCCAGGTCATCACCGCCGATCCGCAGACCGGCCGCCAGAATATCGGCATGTATCGCATGCAGAAGTTCGGCCCCCAGACCACGGGCATGCATTGGCACAGGCACAAGGGCGGCGCGGCCCATCTGGCCAAGGCCCGTGCGTTGGGCCAAAAACTTCCCGTGGCCGTGGCCCTGGGCGGCCCGCCGGCCACCACCTACGCCGCCTGCGCGCCGTTGCCCGAGGCCGTTGACGAACTGATGTTTTCGGGGTTTTTGCTGGAAAGCCCCCTGCGGGTGACCAAGGCCGTCTCGTGCGATCTGCTGGTTCCCGCCGAGGCCGAGGCAGTCATCGAGGGCTATGTCGATCCGGCCGAGCCCATGCGCGTGGAAGGCCCCTTTGGCGACCACACCGGCTTTTACAGCCTGGAAGACAAATACCCCGTCTTTCACGTGACCCACATCACCCACCGCAAGGACTTCATCTATCCGGCCACCATCGTCGGCCGGCCGCCCATGGAGGATTTTTACCTGGGCCTGGCCACCGAGCGCATCTTTTTGCCGCTGTTGCAAGCCGTGCTGCCCGAGGTGGTCGATTACCACATGCCGGCCGAGGGCGTTTTTCACAACCTGGTGTTCGTGGCCATCGACAAGCAATATCCGGGGCACGCCTTCAAGGTGATGAACGCCCTGTGGGGCACGGGCCAGATGATGTTCGCCAAGGTGCTGGTGATCGTCGACAAGCACGTCAACGTGCAAGACCCCCAGGAGGCCTGGTGGGAGGCCTTGAACCACATCGACCCCCAGCGCGACGTGTTGTTCACGCGGGGGCCGGCCGACGCCCTGGACCACGCGGCCCAACTGCCCTGGCTGCACAGCAAGATGGGCCTGGACGGCACGCGCAAGACCGCCGACGAGGGCTTTCACCGGCCCTGGCCCGAGCGCGTGGAAATGACGCCCGAGGTGCAAAAAAAGGCCCTGGACAAGCTGAAAAAGTGGGGGCTGGCGTAG
- a CDS encoding NAD+ synthase encodes MRIAQAQINPTVGDLAANTAMILDYMAQARQAQAGVVCFPELAVCGYPPEDLLLKPRFLADARAAVERLALAARGVTAVVGFPLAEGGVVRNAAAVLAEGRVAAVYRKIELPNYGVFDERRYFAAGDECLILDMGGTGVLVSICEDVWLAGNQVERVAAQAGVGLTINISGSPFHAGKLGQRLEILGGFARRSGAAMCYANLVGGQDELVFDGGSMIIDPDGQLSACAPRFTQGLYIHDLELPTRPPRPTPGATIVHVAAPAAPSGKIAAQTRAPELNTEDEVLAALGLGLADYVRKNGFGKVTLGLSGGIDSALTAAVAVSALGAQNVVGVTMPSQYTSGETLSDAQLLAANLGVELLTVPLKGVYDVFIDQMRPALGPGPLGVEAENLQARIRGAILMTLSNRFGWLVLTTGNKSETAVGYCTLYGDMAGGFALIKDVPKTLVYRLARRVNQRAGRELIPASTIERPPSAELRPDQKDTDSLPEYDVLDPILQAYVEQDMVLDEIAALGLADKDVVAKVVRMVDLNEYKRRQAPPGVKITPKAFGRDRRLPITNRYRPGWEGQ; translated from the coding sequence TTGCGCATCGCCCAGGCCCAGATCAACCCCACCGTGGGTGACCTGGCGGCCAACACGGCCATGATCCTCGACTACATGGCCCAGGCCCGCCAGGCCCAAGCGGGCGTGGTCTGCTTTCCCGAGCTGGCCGTTTGCGGCTATCCCCCCGAAGACCTGCTGCTCAAGCCGCGTTTTTTGGCCGACGCCCGGGCCGCCGTGGAGCGCCTGGCCCTGGCGGCGCGGGGCGTAACGGCGGTGGTGGGTTTTCCGCTGGCCGAGGGCGGGGTGGTGCGCAACGCCGCGGCCGTGCTGGCCGAGGGCCGGGTGGCGGCGGTCTATCGCAAGATCGAGCTGCCCAACTACGGCGTCTTTGACGAGCGGCGCTACTTCGCCGCCGGCGACGAGTGCCTGATCCTCGACATGGGCGGGACTGGCGTGCTGGTCTCGATCTGCGAGGACGTGTGGCTGGCCGGCAACCAAGTCGAGCGCGTGGCGGCCCAGGCCGGCGTGGGCCTGACGATCAACATCTCCGGTTCGCCTTTTCACGCCGGCAAGCTGGGCCAGCGCCTGGAGATCCTCGGCGGATTCGCCAGGCGTTCCGGCGCGGCCATGTGCTATGCCAACCTGGTCGGCGGCCAGGATGAGCTGGTCTTTGACGGCGGCAGCATGATCATCGACCCGGACGGCCAATTGAGCGCCTGCGCGCCGCGTTTCACTCAGGGGCTGTATATCCACGACCTGGAACTGCCGACGCGGCCGCCTCGGCCCACGCCCGGCGCGACGATCGTCCACGTGGCCGCTCCGGCCGCGCCAAGCGGCAAAATTGCCGCCCAAACCCGCGCGCCGGAGCTAAACACCGAAGACGAAGTGCTGGCCGCCCTGGGCCTGGGCCTGGCCGACTACGTGCGCAAAAACGGCTTTGGCAAGGTGACCCTGGGCCTCAGCGGCGGCATTGATTCGGCCCTGACCGCCGCCGTGGCCGTCAGCGCCCTGGGGGCCCAAAACGTGGTGGGCGTGACCATGCCCAGCCAATACACCTCGGGCGAGACCCTCTCCGACGCCCAACTGCTGGCCGCCAACCTGGGCGTGGAGCTGCTCACCGTGCCGTTGAAGGGCGTCTACGACGTCTTTATCGACCAGATGCGCCCGGCCCTGGGCCCAGGCCCCCTGGGCGTCGAGGCCGAAAACCTCCAAGCGCGCATCCGTGGGGCCATCCTGATGACCCTGTCCAACCGCTTTGGCTGGCTGGTGCTGACCACCGGCAACAAGAGCGAGACCGCCGTGGGCTATTGCACGCTCTACGGCGACATGGCCGGCGGCTTCGCCCTGATCAAGGACGTGCCCAAGACGCTGGTTTATCGCCTGGCCCGGCGGGTCAACCAACGGGCCGGCCGCGAGCTGATCCCCGCCAGCACCATCGAGCGACCGCCCTCGGCCGAGTTGCGCCCCGATCAGAAAGACACCGACTCGTTGCCCGAGTACGACGTGCTCGACCCCATCTTGCAGGCCTATGTCGAGCAGGACATGGTCCTCGACGAGATCGCCGC
- a CDS encoding response regulator — MDSLENDLRFLGVLEKAAEIAQDLGSEAAVRYVRSSYHLLCKVYHPDLHRRRSDAANQGQVRLNQIKCRLDQTSDDDLARFLGRRGQASDGHPRVLVVEDEDGLKDNLADLLGLEGYHVATAANGALGLREHLIFRPELVITDVVMPVMNGVEMIRHLRRRDAALKAIFISGFFGTHAVRAELREEIERLGYPALSKPFRPSQILALVRQALA, encoded by the coding sequence ATGGACAGCCTGGAAAACGACCTGCGTTTTTTGGGCGTGCTGGAAAAAGCCGCCGAGATCGCCCAAGACCTGGGCTCCGAGGCCGCCGTGCGCTACGTGCGCAGCAGCTATCACCTGCTATGCAAGGTCTACCACCCCGACCTGCACCGACGCCGCAGCGACGCCGCCAACCAGGGCCAAGTCCGCCTCAACCAGATCAAATGCCGCCTGGACCAGACCAGCGACGACGATCTGGCGCGTTTTTTGGGCCGGCGGGGTCAGGCCAGCGACGGTCACCCCCGGGTGCTGGTGGTCGAGGACGAGGACGGCCTCAAGGACAACCTGGCCGACCTGCTGGGCCTGGAGGGCTATCACGTGGCCACCGCCGCCAACGGCGCGCTGGGCCTGCGCGAGCACCTGATCTTTCGGCCGGAGTTGGTCATCACCGACGTGGTCATGCCCGTCATGAACGGCGTGGAGATGATCCGCCACCTGCGCCGTCGCGACGCCGCGCTCAAGGCCATCTTCATCAGCGGCTTTTTTGGCACCCACGCCGTGCGCGCCGAGCTGCGCGAGGAGATCGAGCGCCTGGGCTATCCGGCCCTGAGCAAGCCCTTCCGGCCCTCGCAGATCCTGGCCCTGGTGCGTCAGGCCCTGGCCTGA
- a CDS encoding DUF128 domain-containing protein: MDERSRRKLLDILRVLAEADRPLGGTRIAHALNLAGKDMSQRTIRYYLNLTDAEGLTESVGRRGRQLTTRGKAELESAYVVDKVGFVAARADALTYGMNFRLRQGKGSVVVNISTFETARAGHAIEVMRRVYQAGLSMGQRLALAGAGARLGRLVVQPGEMAVATICSISVNGVLLAEGIPTTNRFGGLLQMRGGKPQRFLQIINYDGTTLDPLEIFIKGQMTSVSQAAATGDGVVGASFREIPTQAAEAARRLGARMERAGLGGILMIGRPGQPLLEVPVSQGRVGMIVLGGLNPMAAVEEVGVPTGNRAMGTLLPFEDLRPFTEVLR; the protein is encoded by the coding sequence ATGGACGAAAGAAGCCGCCGCAAACTGCTCGATATCCTGCGCGTATTGGCCGAGGCCGACCGCCCCCTGGGCGGCACGCGCATCGCCCACGCCCTCAATCTGGCCGGCAAGGACATGAGCCAGCGGACGATCCGCTATTACCTCAACCTCACCGACGCCGAGGGGCTCACCGAAAGCGTCGGCCGCCGGGGCCGCCAGCTCACCACGCGGGGCAAGGCCGAGTTGGAGAGCGCCTACGTCGTCGACAAGGTCGGCTTTGTCGCCGCCCGGGCCGACGCCCTGACCTATGGCATGAATTTCCGCCTGCGCCAGGGCAAGGGCAGCGTGGTCGTCAACATCTCCACCTTCGAGACGGCCCGGGCCGGCCACGCCATCGAGGTCATGCGCCGGGTCTATCAGGCCGGCCTGAGCATGGGCCAGCGCCTGGCCCTGGCCGGGGCCGGCGCGCGCCTGGGTCGGTTGGTCGTTCAACCAGGCGAGATGGCCGTGGCCACCATCTGTTCGATCAGCGTCAACGGCGTGCTGCTGGCCGAGGGCATCCCCACCACCAACCGTTTCGGCGGCCTGCTGCAGATGCGCGGCGGCAAACCCCAGCGCTTTTTGCAGATCATTAACTACGACGGCACCACCCTCGATCCGCTGGAGATCTTCATCAAGGGCCAGATGACCAGCGTCAGCCAGGCCGCGGCCACCGGCGACGGCGTGGTCGGGGCCAGTTTTCGCGAGATCCCCACCCAGGCCGCCGAGGCCGCCCGCCGCCTGGGCGCGCGCATGGAGCGGGCCGGCCTGGGCGGCATCTTGATGATCGGCCGGCCCGGCCAGCCCCTGCTGGAGGTGCCGGTGTCCCAGGGCCGGGTGGGCATGATCGTTTTGGGCGGGCTCAACCCCATGGCCGCCGTCGAGGAAGTGGGCGTGCCCACCGGCAACCGGGCCATGGGCACGCTGTTGCCCTTCGAAGACCTGCGCCCTTTCACCGAAGTGCTGCGCTAA